The proteins below come from a single Faecalibaculum rodentium genomic window:
- a CDS encoding IS3 family transposase has protein sequence MGSTITERTVGVYMRQMGIRAQWVKPHTQTTIHSDFSGKLKNLLDRNFSPDHPNCVWCTDITYIHTRQDGFVYLACIMDLYSRKIISWKLTKTLDTGPILESIKEARKQRPANEPIMIHTDRGVHYTCDLYRKLTRGMVRSYSAKGVPYDNACIESFHSLIKREWLNRFVIQNFRHAYRLVSEYIDGWYNPKRIHSHCGYMPPTEYEVMYPRTSTN, from the coding sequence TTGGGGTCAACCATCACAGAAAGGACCGTTGGAGTCTATATGCGTCAAATGGGGATCCGGGCACAGTGGGTAAAACCACATACACAAACAACGATACACAGTGATTTCAGCGGAAAACTGAAGAACCTGTTGGATAGAAACTTCTCTCCAGACCACCCAAACTGCGTATGGTGTACAGATATAACCTACATCCATACACGACAGGATGGATTCGTCTACCTGGCTTGCATCATGGATCTCTATTCGAGAAAGATCATTTCCTGGAAGCTTACCAAAACATTGGATACAGGACCGATTCTGGAATCAATCAAAGAAGCCAGGAAACAGCGACCGGCCAATGAGCCGATAATGATCCATACAGATCGTGGAGTCCACTATACCTGTGATCTGTACAGGAAACTGACCAGAGGAATGGTACGGAGTTATTCAGCAAAAGGTGTTCCATACGACAACGCCTGTATTGAATCGTTCCACTCCCTGATCAAGAGGGAGTGGCTGAACAGGTTCGTTATCCAGAACTTCAGACACGCATACAGACTGGTGAGCGAATATATTGACGGGTGGTACAACCCGAAACGGATACACAGTCATTGTGGATATATGCCCCCAACAGAATATGAAGTAATGTACCCAAGGACCAGCACTAATTGA
- the nifJ gene encoding pyruvate:ferredoxin (flavodoxin) oxidoreductase produces MAKTFQSMDGNTAAAHNAYALSEMSCIYPITPSSPMAEVMDVWATQGRKNAFDEVLKIAELQSEAGASGAVHGAAQAGVLPVTFTASQGLLLMIPNIYKWVGENLPVVLHVAARSLASRSLNIFGDHEDVYAVRQTGIPMLSSGSVQEVMDLAGIAHLVAIESHTPFLHFHDGFRTSHEVDKIEVFDTDKYKELINYEALDEFRKNAMQPHTNPVTRGANENDDIFFQGVEARNTHYANIPDVVAKYMDKISEITGREYHPFNYVGAPDAERVIVAMGSVNETAEEVVNDLVAKGEKIGLVKVHLFRPFSTKYLLQALPATTKKIAVLDRTKEGGASGEPLYLDVLASLKDKDIQIVGGRYGLGSHDTAPNQIKAVFDELKKEEPKNGFTVGIEDDVTFTSLPVDKDYIIDSDATECLFWGLGSDGTVSANKSSIKIIGDNTDMYAQGYYAYDSKKAGGVTRSHLRFGNSPIHSTYYINNADFISVSLDSYMFKYDLARNLKKGGTFLLNTTFDKDEIVKHMPNRLKKELADKDAKFYIIDATEIAQNIGMGRRTNTILQSAFFALNPQIMPLDKAVELMKAAAKKSYGKKGDAVVELNYKAIDAGKDGLVEVEVKPEWKDLPVSSLREATGDPYWDEYAARINGLEGYDMPVSSFTKNGVLDGTMQNNIAFKEKRTIATLVPEWNPDNCIQCGFCSFVCPHATIRTFALTPEEIANAPKEFEGFATLPLMGKKDTDLRWRVQVSPSNCVGCGLCANECPGKKGEKALKMVDVNSQLYLDPLADYLFKQTEYKNDLFPKGTIKGSQMLMPYFEVPGSCPGCGETPYYRLASQLFGQDMQIANATGCSSIYCGANPSSPFVKDKNGNGVAWANSLFEDNAEFGYGMALANNYSQAKIYKAMEENLDKVVPELRDLFQQYLDAGNDKDKQRELAPKIKELVAFADVNEDVKTLLQGDLVAKSNWIIGGDGWAYDIGYGGLDHVLANDVNVNVLVLDTEVYSNTGGQSSKSTPRASVAKFAAGGKSTAKKDLGQIAMAYGHVYVASVCMGADKMQTLKAFQEAESYDGPSLIIAYSPCAEHGIKGGLGNHQQVQRDAVECGYVDLYRYDPRKEQPLTIDTKKPADYSKMKDFMLKEARYAQLVKLKGPEFAEEIFAKAEADAKRRHARLEAIRDNKM; encoded by the coding sequence ATGGCGAAAACATTCCAGTCCATGGACGGCAACACTGCTGCCGCTCATAACGCCTATGCTCTTTCGGAAATGAGCTGCATCTATCCGATCACGCCGTCCAGCCCGATGGCCGAGGTGATGGATGTCTGGGCGACACAGGGACGTAAGAACGCCTTCGATGAAGTGCTGAAAATTGCAGAACTGCAGTCCGAAGCCGGAGCCTCCGGTGCCGTGCACGGTGCTGCCCAGGCAGGTGTCCTGCCGGTAACCTTCACCGCTTCTCAGGGTCTGCTGCTGATGATTCCCAACATCTACAAGTGGGTCGGTGAAAACCTTCCCGTCGTGCTGCATGTGGCAGCCCGGTCCCTTGCCAGCCGTTCTCTGAACATCTTCGGCGACCACGAAGACGTATATGCAGTCCGCCAGACGGGCATCCCGATGCTGAGCTCCGGCTCCGTTCAGGAAGTCATGGACCTGGCCGGCATCGCGCACCTGGTAGCCATTGAGTCCCACACACCGTTCCTGCACTTCCACGATGGCTTCCGCACATCCCACGAAGTGGACAAGATCGAAGTGTTCGACACTGACAAATACAAGGAACTGATCAACTACGAAGCACTGGATGAGTTCCGCAAAAACGCCATGCAGCCTCACACCAACCCTGTGACCCGCGGCGCAAACGAAAACGACGACATTTTCTTCCAGGGTGTGGAAGCAAGAAACACACACTATGCAAACATCCCGGATGTCGTGGCCAAATACATGGACAAGATCTCCGAGATCACCGGCCGTGAATATCACCCCTTCAACTATGTGGGTGCTCCTGATGCCGAACGTGTGATCGTGGCCATGGGTTCCGTGAATGAAACAGCGGAAGAAGTGGTCAATGACCTTGTGGCAAAGGGAGAGAAAATCGGTCTGGTGAAAGTTCACCTGTTCCGTCCGTTCTCCACCAAGTACCTGCTGCAGGCACTGCCCGCCACCACAAAGAAGATCGCTGTTCTGGACCGCACAAAAGAAGGCGGCGCCTCCGGCGAGCCTCTGTACCTGGATGTTCTGGCATCCCTGAAGGACAAGGACATTCAGATTGTCGGCGGTCGATATGGCCTGGGCTCCCACGATACAGCCCCCAACCAGATCAAGGCTGTCTTCGATGAACTGAAGAAGGAAGAACCGAAGAACGGTTTCACAGTCGGCATTGAAGATGATGTCACCTTCACATCGCTGCCCGTGGACAAGGACTACATCATTGACAGCGATGCCACTGAATGTCTGTTCTGGGGTCTGGGATCCGACGGTACCGTTTCCGCCAACAAGTCCTCCATCAAGATCATTGGCGACAACACCGACATGTATGCACAGGGATATTATGCCTATGACTCCAAGAAAGCCGGCGGCGTAACCCGTTCCCATCTGCGTTTCGGCAACAGCCCGATCCACTCCACCTACTACATCAACAACGCGGACTTCATTTCCGTATCTCTGGACAGCTACATGTTCAAGTACGATCTGGCCCGCAACCTGAAAAAAGGCGGAACATTCCTGCTGAACACGACGTTCGACAAGGACGAAATCGTGAAGCACATGCCTAACCGTCTGAAAAAGGAACTGGCTGACAAGGACGCCAAGTTCTATATCATCGACGCTACGGAAATCGCCCAGAACATCGGCATGGGACGCCGGACCAACACCATCCTGCAGTCTGCGTTCTTCGCACTGAACCCGCAGATCATGCCGCTGGACAAGGCAGTCGAACTGATGAAGGCTGCTGCCAAGAAGTCCTATGGCAAAAAGGGTGATGCAGTCGTTGAACTCAACTACAAAGCCATTGACGCCGGCAAGGACGGCCTGGTGGAAGTGGAAGTGAAGCCCGAATGGAAAGATCTGCCCGTTTCCTCTCTGCGTGAAGCCACAGGCGATCCGTATTGGGATGAATACGCTGCCCGGATCAATGGTCTGGAAGGCTATGACATGCCCGTATCCTCCTTCACGAAGAACGGCGTCCTGGACGGCACGATGCAGAACAACATCGCATTCAAGGAAAAACGCACCATTGCAACGCTGGTTCCCGAATGGAACCCCGACAACTGCATTCAGTGCGGATTCTGCTCCTTTGTATGCCCGCACGCCACGATCCGTACCTTTGCCCTGACACCGGAAGAAATCGCAAATGCTCCGAAGGAATTCGAAGGCTTTGCAACACTGCCTCTGATGGGCAAAAAGGATACAGACCTGCGCTGGCGTGTTCAGGTATCTCCCTCCAACTGCGTGGGCTGCGGTCTGTGTGCCAACGAATGCCCGGGCAAGAAGGGCGAAAAGGCTCTGAAGATGGTCGATGTCAACTCTCAGCTGTACCTCGATCCTCTGGCAGACTACCTGTTCAAGCAAACCGAATACAAGAACGACCTGTTCCCGAAGGGCACCATCAAGGGTTCCCAGATGCTGATGCCGTACTTCGAGGTACCTGGATCCTGCCCTGGATGCGGTGAAACTCCGTACTACCGTCTGGCTTCCCAGCTGTTCGGTCAGGATATGCAGATTGCCAACGCAACCGGCTGCTCCTCCATCTACTGTGGTGCCAACCCCTCCAGCCCGTTTGTCAAGGACAAGAACGGCAACGGTGTGGCATGGGCCAACTCTCTGTTTGAAGACAACGCAGAATTCGGCTATGGCATGGCACTGGCCAACAACTACAGCCAGGCCAAGATCTACAAAGCGATGGAAGAAAACCTGGACAAGGTCGTTCCGGAACTGAGAGACCTGTTCCAGCAGTACCTGGATGCAGGCAACGACAAGGACAAACAGCGCGAACTTGCCCCGAAAATCAAGGAACTCGTGGCATTTGCAGATGTAAACGAAGACGTCAAGACTCTGCTGCAGGGTGACCTGGTTGCCAAGAGCAACTGGATCATCGGCGGTGATGGCTGGGCTTATGACATTGGTTACGGCGGTCTGGATCACGTTCTGGCCAACGACGTCAATGTAAACGTCCTGGTTCTGGATACCGAAGTGTACTCCAACACCGGCGGTCAGTCTTCCAAGTCCACTCCCCGTGCGTCTGTAGCCAAGTTTGCTGCAGGCGGCAAGAGCACTGCGAAGAAGGACCTGGGTCAGATTGCCATGGCATATGGACACGTCTACGTGGCTTCTGTCTGCATGGGTGCCGACAAGATGCAGACACTGAAGGCGTTCCAGGAAGCAGAATCCTACGATGGACCGTCCCTGATCATTGCCTACTCTCCCTGTGCCGAGCACGGCATCAAGGGCGGCCTGGGCAACCACCAGCAGGTTCAGCGTGATGCAGTGGAATGCGGTTATGTAGACCTGTACCGCTATGATCCGCGCAAGGAACAGCCTCTGACGATTGACACGAAGAAGCCGGCTGACTACTCCAAGATGAAGGATTTCATGCTGAAGGAAGCCCGCTATGCGCAGCTCGTGAAGCTGAAAGGCCCTGAATTCGCAGAGGAGATCTTTGCAAAGGCGGAAGCTGACGCAAAACGTCGTCACGCCCGTCTGGAAGCAATCCGCGACAACAAGATGTAA
- a CDS encoding radical SAM protein — translation MKTSGRSVRCGLVGNIQGYSTEDGPGIRTTVFLMGCPLRCRWCSNPEFLKPEPVTMVFGNGQQRVGEWMSPDTLTERLLRDRIFYEESDGGVTFSGGEAASQAEFVLACARLLHKEGIHVCLDTSGCCDARSFSALLSGVDLVLFDLKAADPMLHKALTGRDNAQILENLSILGASRIPWRLRLVVVPGCNDARTDLELRLQTAAGLANPPEAVDVLLYHSLGEGKYAALGLPYSLHAVPAPDPGLKEWVQDRARALGLQPGWFG, via the coding sequence ATGAAAACGTCCGGCAGATCTGTGCGGTGCGGACTGGTGGGAAACATTCAGGGCTATTCCACGGAGGACGGACCGGGAATCCGGACAACGGTGTTTCTCATGGGCTGTCCCCTGCGCTGCCGATGGTGTTCCAATCCGGAATTCCTGAAACCGGAGCCCGTCACCATGGTCTTCGGAAACGGACAGCAGCGGGTAGGGGAATGGATGTCGCCGGATACCCTGACTGAACGGCTTCTGCGGGACCGCATCTTTTATGAAGAAAGTGATGGCGGTGTCACATTTTCCGGCGGGGAAGCAGCCAGTCAGGCAGAGTTTGTTCTTGCCTGTGCCCGGCTGCTTCACAAAGAAGGGATCCATGTCTGTCTGGATACATCCGGCTGCTGCGATGCCCGCTCTTTTTCTGCATTGCTCTCAGGTGTCGATCTTGTGCTGTTTGACCTGAAAGCCGCAGACCCGATGCTTCACAAAGCCCTGACAGGACGCGACAACGCACAGATTCTCGAGAACCTGAGCATTCTGGGGGCATCCCGTATCCCATGGAGACTCCGCCTGGTGGTGGTACCGGGCTGCAACGATGCCCGAACTGATCTGGAACTCCGTCTTCAGACTGCTGCTGGTCTGGCAAATCCGCCGGAGGCTGTGGATGTGCTGCTCTATCATTCCCTGGGAGAAGGGAAGTATGCAGCGCTGGGACTTCCGTATTCCCTGCATGCAGTACCTGCCCCGGATCCTGGTTTAAAAGAATGGGTGCAGGATCGGGCACGGGCCCTGGGGCTGCAGCCAGGGTGGTTTGGCTGA
- a CDS encoding glycyl radical protein has product MEFLEFIPRNDDIDLERIRRLRTRMQNRQASLCTERAMCYTRSFQETEGEDWLLRKAKAFARTLKEMTIWIDKDSLIFGCQASRNFAAPVFPEYSIDWVIDELETFSLRDGDVFQVSEEDKARLRSIQSYWHGHTHEDQVRRATPERIVQAEQQKVLHRGGISMSGDGHIVPDHEMILNRGFRDLARECRERMAAAETGHTQAFYEAAAITLEAALDWIKRFGVLAGSLAEEVDDPKRAAELRSMQVMAQSLLEQPAQNFEEALQTVYLVHVLQMIESNGHSFCYGRFDQYLWPYLQTDLEMGRITKEKALERITHMFLMNSSCNKVRPYGHTRYSQGYPLYSNLMIGGRRPDGEDGTNPLSYLCLEAMNLTAMAEPNFSMRYSKDTPDDLLRLAARLIATGCGMPSMFNDDVAAKAIHDLGIPWEDALDYCAIGCVETGVPGKYGHRATGMTYVNWGKILELLLHGGCDPASGTCLCPVPDEFGSYEELWSSWNTLLKFYTDLAVECDAVCDRSLERYDASPFASVFIRDCLEKGKTAKEGGCRYDVVSQSNIGPAVVGNSLYALKKLVFDDRELTLAQVREAMDDNWQSPESARIRALCMEVPKFGNDDDAVDAVVKDVFESYLALLPDYATIRKDRGPAVSAYAMSTSNITSYVPNGKDTGATPDGRTAHSPLNEGCSPTQGTDINGPTAVIRSVAKLPNDRVAAGQLLNMRFSPDSLKTEENLLRFTGFLKASRRLGIYHNQFNVVDSATLRQAMEEPDRYRNLIVRVAGYCAQFVSLMPETQLAIIDRTENCLQ; this is encoded by the coding sequence ATGGAGTTTCTGGAATTCATTCCCCGAAACGATGACATCGACCTGGAGAGGATCCGCCGACTGCGGACCAGGATGCAGAACCGTCAGGCCAGTCTCTGTACAGAACGGGCCATGTGCTATACCCGCTCTTTTCAGGAAACAGAAGGGGAAGACTGGCTGCTGCGAAAAGCGAAGGCTTTTGCCCGGACACTGAAGGAAATGACCATCTGGATTGACAAAGATTCTCTGATATTCGGGTGCCAGGCCAGCCGGAATTTCGCCGCTCCGGTTTTTCCGGAGTATTCCATTGACTGGGTGATCGATGAACTGGAGACCTTTTCCCTCCGGGATGGCGATGTGTTTCAGGTGAGTGAAGAAGACAAGGCCCGGCTGCGTTCCATCCAGTCATACTGGCACGGTCACACCCATGAAGATCAGGTGCGAAGGGCCACACCTGAACGGATTGTCCAGGCCGAACAGCAGAAAGTTCTGCACCGTGGGGGAATTTCCATGTCCGGAGACGGCCACATCGTTCCGGACCACGAAATGATTCTCAATCGCGGTTTCCGGGATCTGGCACGGGAATGCAGGGAACGGATGGCTGCGGCAGAAACTGGTCATACACAGGCATTTTACGAAGCGGCCGCCATCACACTGGAAGCAGCCCTTGACTGGATCAAGCGGTTCGGGGTGCTGGCAGGCTCCCTGGCCGAAGAGGTGGACGACCCGAAACGGGCTGCCGAACTGCGCTCCATGCAGGTCATGGCACAGTCGCTTCTGGAACAGCCGGCACAAAACTTCGAGGAAGCCCTGCAGACTGTATATCTTGTCCATGTGCTGCAGATGATCGAATCCAATGGCCACAGTTTCTGTTATGGCCGGTTTGACCAGTATCTGTGGCCGTATCTCCAGACAGACCTTGAGATGGGGCGGATCACGAAGGAGAAAGCCCTGGAACGCATCACGCATATGTTCCTGATGAACTCTTCCTGCAACAAAGTGCGTCCCTATGGTCATACACGGTATTCTCAGGGCTATCCGCTGTATTCAAACCTGATGATCGGCGGTCGGCGCCCAGATGGAGAGGATGGCACAAATCCTCTGTCGTATCTCTGTCTGGAGGCCATGAATCTGACAGCCATGGCCGAACCCAACTTCTCCATGCGGTATTCGAAGGACACACCGGATGACCTTCTGCGGCTTGCAGCCAGGCTCATTGCAACCGGCTGCGGAATGCCTTCCATGTTCAATGATGACGTGGCTGCGAAAGCAATCCATGATCTCGGCATTCCATGGGAAGATGCCCTGGACTATTGCGCCATCGGGTGCGTGGAGACCGGGGTCCCGGGAAAATACGGACACAGAGCCACAGGTATGACCTATGTGAACTGGGGAAAAATCCTGGAACTGCTGCTGCACGGTGGGTGTGATCCGGCCAGCGGAACCTGCCTGTGTCCTGTTCCCGATGAGTTCGGCAGCTATGAAGAGCTCTGGAGCAGCTGGAACACACTGCTGAAGTTCTACACCGATCTGGCAGTGGAGTGCGATGCGGTCTGCGACAGGTCCCTGGAGCGCTATGATGCCTCTCCCTTTGCATCCGTCTTCATCCGTGACTGCCTGGAGAAGGGAAAGACAGCCAAGGAAGGAGGCTGCCGCTATGATGTCGTGAGCCAGAGCAACATCGGACCGGCTGTCGTCGGCAACTCCCTGTACGCCTTGAAAAAACTGGTGTTTGATGACCGGGAGCTGACACTTGCACAGGTCCGGGAGGCCATGGACGATAACTGGCAGTCTCCGGAAAGTGCACGCATCCGCGCGCTCTGTATGGAGGTGCCGAAATTCGGCAATGATGATGATGCTGTGGATGCAGTGGTGAAAGATGTGTTCGAGTCCTACCTGGCGCTTCTGCCGGACTATGCCACGATTCGCAAAGACCGGGGACCGGCTGTGTCGGCTTATGCCATGAGCACCTCCAACATCACAAGCTATGTCCCCAACGGCAAAGACACGGGTGCAACACCGGATGGGCGGACGGCGCACAGTCCGCTCAATGAAGGCTGTTCCCCGACACAGGGGACAGACATCAACGGACCGACTGCAGTGATACGGTCTGTGGCGAAACTTCCCAATGACAGAGTCGCTGCCGGACAGCTTTTGAACATGCGGTTTTCACCGGATTCCCTGAAGACAGAAGAGAACCTGCTGCGCTTCACGGGATTCCTGAAAGCCAGCAGGCGCCTGGGCATCTATCATAACCAGTTCAATGTCGTGGACTCTGCCACTTTGCGGCAGGCCATGGAGGAACCGGACCGGTACCGGAACCTGATCGTCCGTGTCGCCGGATACTGTGCCCAGTTTGTCTCGCTGATGCCGGAAACACAGCTGGCCATCATTGACCGAACAGAGAACTGCCTGCAATGA
- the deoC gene encoding deoxyribose-phosphate aldolase, with translation MEMKHPEKKAEQMTQEELASYIDYSVLKPEFTEEEIIELTKDGVKKKCATICINPKYIELCEPFVRGTATKLAPVADFPFGTSSTESRIRQIQDAARSPEVMDIDIVANYGQIRSGRYEEVLEDLKQCAQAAHDAGKTLKVILETDALTEEQVRKGTRIVKESGADFVKTSTGFLTGHESHGATPEVIAIMMEEAGPDMKVKGSGCIRTRDHFLKLIDMGIDRMGVGYKSVPVVLGIGD, from the coding sequence ATGGAAATGAAACATCCGGAGAAGAAAGCGGAACAAATGACACAGGAAGAGCTGGCTTCCTACATCGACTATTCGGTCCTGAAGCCAGAGTTCACGGAAGAAGAAATCATCGAACTGACAAAAGACGGTGTAAAAAAGAAATGCGCCACCATCTGCATCAACCCGAAATATATCGAGCTGTGTGAACCATTTGTCAGGGGGACTGCGACAAAGCTCGCTCCTGTGGCAGATTTCCCGTTCGGGACATCCAGCACAGAATCCAGGATCCGCCAGATCCAGGATGCGGCCCGAAGCCCGGAGGTCATGGACATCGACATCGTGGCTAACTATGGGCAGATTCGCAGCGGGCGGTATGAAGAAGTCCTGGAGGATCTGAAGCAGTGTGCACAGGCTGCCCATGATGCAGGAAAGACGCTGAAAGTCATCCTGGAAACCGATGCCCTGACGGAAGAACAGGTCAGGAAAGGGACCAGGATCGTCAAAGAATCCGGTGCGGATTTCGTAAAAACCAGTACAGGTTTTCTGACCGGGCACGAAAGCCACGGCGCAACGCCGGAGGTGATCGCCATCATGATGGAGGAAGCCGGTCCGGACATGAAAGTCAAGGGGTCGGGCTGCATCCGCACCAGAGACCACTTCCTGAAGCTGATCGATATGGGAATCGACCGCATGGGTGTGGGGTATAAAAGTGTGCCTGTGGTCCTGGGAATCGGTGACTGA
- a CDS encoding mechanosensitive ion channel, translating to MRDFRWFTDFFNTGLGTAIKAVLLLVLAFIVAAIAKSLIVKLLSRTKLATLKGTGEGAENQGPKTIDLIGKLVQLVVFLLFVPGIFEILGMTQVSAPVLTLLNTVWGYVPNILFCVIILWIGFYVARLVRELLIPVLNKLEVNRLQKIAGIEVRDEGRLSNTIAYIVYVLILIPVIISALYVLDIKAISDPAIAMLSIIFSYIPSLLAALVIIAIGWVLAKFCGNIITRIIAASGLDAKLAALAGTRDDSPYVLSAIIGKTVEAVMIIFFVVESFSTLHLGVLTRIGTAVIAYMPSLLTAVIILFIAFFLAAVAGNALKKNGHGSMGLIVRYVIYAVAAFMVLNQLGIARTLVDSTFILVIAAVAVAFAISFGIGGRDFAKAVLSDVQRKFHIGE from the coding sequence ATGAGAGACTTCAGATGGTTTACTGATTTCTTCAACACCGGTCTGGGGACTGCCATCAAGGCGGTTCTGCTGCTGGTGCTGGCCTTCATTGTGGCTGCGATTGCGAAATCGCTGATTGTAAAGCTGCTCTCGAGGACAAAACTTGCAACGCTGAAAGGAACCGGCGAGGGTGCGGAAAACCAGGGACCGAAAACGATAGATCTGATCGGCAAGCTGGTGCAGCTGGTCGTGTTCCTGCTGTTTGTGCCCGGTATCTTCGAGATCCTGGGCATGACACAGGTATCCGCTCCGGTTCTGACACTTCTGAACACGGTCTGGGGCTATGTTCCCAACATTCTGTTCTGCGTCATCATCCTCTGGATCGGTTTCTATGTTGCCCGCCTCGTTCGTGAGCTGCTGATTCCGGTCCTCAACAAGCTGGAAGTCAACCGTCTTCAAAAAATCGCCGGCATCGAAGTCCGGGATGAAGGCCGGCTTTCCAACACAATCGCATACATTGTATATGTGCTGATTCTGATTCCAGTCATCATTTCAGCCCTGTATGTCCTGGACATCAAGGCCATCTCCGATCCGGCAATTGCCATGCTGAGCATCATCTTCTCCTATATCCCGAGCCTGCTCGCTGCCCTTGTCATCATTGCCATCGGCTGGGTACTGGCGAAGTTTTGCGGCAACATCATCACCCGGATCATTGCTGCTTCCGGCCTGGATGCGAAGCTTGCTGCCCTGGCGGGCACCAGAGATGATTCCCCCTATGTGCTGTCTGCCATCATCGGCAAGACAGTGGAAGCTGTCATGATCATCTTCTTTGTGGTGGAGAGCTTCTCGACATTGCACCTGGGCGTGCTCACCAGAATCGGTACGGCTGTGATTGCGTACATGCCGTCTTTGCTGACGGCGGTCATCATTCTCTTCATCGCCTTCTTCCTCGCAGCCGTGGCAGGAAATGCCCTGAAGAAGAACGGCCACGGATCTATGGGACTCATTGTCCGGTATGTCATTTATGCAGTGGCTGCATTCATGGTCCTCAACCAGCTGGGCATTGCCCGGACACTGGTGGATTCCACATTCATCCTGGTGATCGCCGCTGTGGCTGTTGCCTTTGCCATCAGCTTTGGCATCGGTGGCCGGGACTTTGCAAAGGCCGTCCTGTCGGATGTGCAGAGGAAATTTCACATTGGAGAATAA
- a CDS encoding glucose-6-phosphate isomerase, with the protein MLTLDLSHAFLKEDFHDYREEVAKLDEALRNKTCKGSDFTGWMTWANDYDKEEFARIKKAAEKIRNESDVLVVCGIGGSYLGARAAIEMINGLYPAKQIEVIYMGNTFSSTYIAQVMEYLKDREVSVNVISKSGTTTETALAFRILKQFMEDKYGDQAAGRIYATTDKARGALKPMADEEGYETFVIPDDIGGRFSVITPVGLLPIAAAGIDIDALMQGLHDGMGEYGDADLDKNPAYRYAVARRILQHQGYDVELFVNYEPQMAMVSEWWKQLFGESEGKDGLGILPDSVNYSTDLHSLGQFVQDGKKVLFETNLYVEQPMIDITFPGDDKNADKMNYLAGKSVDWANKMAAKGTLMAHEETGGVPNIIITMPSMTSYDFGNMCMFFFKAIAMTTLLNGSNPFNQPGVEVYKKNMFRLLGKE; encoded by the coding sequence ATGCTTACATTAGATCTCAGCCATGCTTTCCTGAAGGAAGATTTTCATGATTACCGCGAAGAGGTTGCGAAACTGGACGAGGCATTGAGAAACAAGACCTGCAAAGGCAGTGATTTTACAGGCTGGATGACCTGGGCCAACGACTATGACAAGGAAGAATTTGCCAGGATCAAAAAAGCCGCAGAAAAAATCCGGAACGAATCTGACGTGCTGGTTGTCTGCGGAATCGGCGGTTCCTACCTTGGTGCACGTGCAGCCATTGAAATGATCAACGGTCTGTATCCTGCAAAGCAGATCGAAGTCATTTACATGGGAAACACATTCTCCAGCACATATATCGCACAGGTCATGGAGTACCTGAAGGACAGGGAAGTGTCCGTGAATGTCATTTCCAAATCCGGTACAACCACCGAAACCGCTCTGGCTTTCCGGATCCTCAAACAGTTCATGGAAGACAAATACGGGGACCAGGCCGCAGGCCGCATTTATGCCACCACAGACAAGGCTCGCGGTGCCCTGAAACCCATGGCTGATGAAGAAGGCTATGAGACATTCGTCATTCCCGATGATATCGGCGGACGTTTCTCCGTCATCACCCCCGTGGGCCTGCTGCCTATTGCGGCTGCCGGGATTGATATTGATGCGCTGATGCAGGGTCTGCACGATGGCATGGGCGAATATGGCGATGCCGATCTCGACAAAAACCCCGCTTATCGCTACGCCGTTGCCCGCCGCATTCTGCAGCACCAGGGATATGATGTGGAACTCTTTGTAAACTATGAACCGCAGATGGCCATGGTATCCGAATGGTGGAAGCAGCTGTTCGGCGAATCCGAAGGCAAGGACGGACTCGGCATTCTGCCGGATTCCGTAAACTACTCCACGGATCTGCACTCACTGGGTCAGTTTGTCCAGGACGGCAAGAAAGTCCTGTTCGAGACAAACCTGTATGTCGAGCAGCCCATGATCGACATCACGTTCCCGGGCGATGACAAAAACGCCGACAAGATGAATTATCTTGCTGGCAAATCCGTCGACTGGGCCAACAAAATGGCTGCCAAAGGCACTCTGATGGCACACGAGGAAACCGGTGGTGTTCCCAACATCATTATCACCATGCCCTCCATGACTTCCTACGATTTCGGCAACATGTGCATGTTCTTCTTCAAGGCCATTGCCATGACCACACTTCTCAACGGTTCCAACCCGTTCAACCAGCCGGGTGTGGAAGTCTACAAGAAAAACATGTTCCGGCTGCTGGGCAAAGAATAA